The following are encoded in a window of Planctomycetaceae bacterium genomic DNA:
- the bioB gene encoding biotin synthase BioB encodes MNETITKLAQQIINGKLIERDDVEFLFSLSDGSLEDLMYWANRIREKFFGKKIKICSIIPARLGGCSEDCKFCAQSGGHQTVYSEPKYMADAEILEAAGDAKQKGVQNFGIVYSGRSLSEKELVRLEKLIPKITNEIGIAVCGGFGIISYEQAVRLKKAGMSRYNHNLETSQRHFKNIVTKHDYQSRIDTVKAAGKAGLGLCTGGIFGIGENDSDRIDMAMLIRELGVDMVPMNFLSPIKGTPLGNMPVMQPREILRLIALYRFILPKVHLKVAGGRYLNLRDMQSWIFYAGATAIISGEKYLTTAGRAVEEDVRMIRDLGLEPELI; translated from the coding sequence ATGAACGAAACTATAACTAAACTTGCACAACAGATAATAAACGGCAAACTCATCGAACGTGATGATGTAGAATTTTTATTTTCATTAAGCGACGGCAGTCTGGAAGACCTGATGTATTGGGCGAACCGGATACGCGAGAAATTCTTTGGCAAAAAGATAAAAATCTGTTCGATAATTCCGGCAAGACTCGGCGGGTGCAGCGAAGACTGCAAATTCTGCGCTCAATCAGGCGGACATCAGACTGTTTACAGTGAGCCGAAGTATATGGCTGATGCAGAAATCCTCGAAGCGGCCGGGGATGCAAAACAGAAGGGCGTACAGAATTTCGGGATTGTTTACAGCGGAAGAAGTCTCTCTGAAAAGGAACTTGTACGGCTTGAAAAACTGATTCCGAAAATTACAAATGAAATCGGAATCGCAGTCTGCGGCGGCTTTGGAATCATAAGTTATGAGCAGGCGGTGCGTTTGAAAAAAGCCGGTATGTCGAGGTATAATCATAATCTTGAGACTTCGCAGCGGCATTTTAAAAATATTGTAACAAAGCACGATTATCAATCCCGCATCGATACGGTTAAGGCTGCCGGAAAAGCAGGACTTGGTTTGTGTACCGGCGGAATTTTTGGGATTGGTGAAAACGACAGCGACAGAATCGATATGGCGATGCTGATTCGTGAGCTTGGAGTTGATATGGTGCCGATGAATTTTCTATCGCCGATAAAAGGTACGCCTTTGGGGAATATGCCGGTGATGCAGCCGCGAGAAATTTTGCGGCTGATAGCGTTATATCGTTTCATTTTGCCAAAGGTGCATTTGAAAGTTGCCGGCGGACGATATTTGAATCTTCGTGATATGCAGAGCTGGATTTTTTATGCCGGTGCGACTGCGATTATCAGCGGCGAAAAATATCTTACGACAGCCGGCAGAGCGGTTGAGGAGGATGTCAGGATGATACGCGACCTCGGATTGGAGCCAGAATTAATATGA